In the genome of Primulina eburnea isolate SZY01 chromosome 13, ASM2296580v1, whole genome shotgun sequence, the window CTGTCTATATATTGTTCATGAGAATATGCAGAGTCGCAGATAGTTGCAAGATGCACTTCTCTGTTCTCTGTGTTTTCCTTGTAGAAAATACCAAATAAGTGACTGGAACTTTCTGAAAGACtgtattataaaatttaatggTGAATTTCTAATTGGTAAGCTCGCTCCCATGCACAATTAATTGCATGATTTTCTTAATTGTTCAGAAAAATTCTAATTGCACGTATCTCAACAACTAAAACAAAATCAAGTTACTCAGATTTATCCATTGGAAACCAAGATATGCTACCATAATTATCAGCTTCTGTATGTATTCAAATACTTAGGAAATGAAAAGCAGATAGTTCGATCTCAGAAAAAACAGAACACGTGCTTTCCAAATTAGTGCAGCCTTACATTTACGATATGTTGTTCCGCAATCGTATCCATATGCAGATGAACATCATCCCTGCatgaatattataaaaaaaaaacaattgaaGGACAAAATGAGATTTATGTACAACATGTACGCGATAGAAATGAACCTAAGCAGTGGATTGGAGAAGACTTTAATAGCACTGTGAGACGTATGGCAAAATTATCAACGCAACTTACTAATTTCATGTGACGAGCCAAACCAATTTTGTATTGAATTTGGCGGTGTGGGGGATGGCTTGAATTTTAGCGGGTTGTGATATTGTCAACTCAACTCATCTATTTTATGTGGCAGGACAGGTCGATCAGACATACTAACCCGTTTAACCGCTCTAGACTTGAACATGAACCTTTTTAATGAGAATCAATCTACACATGATACAAGTGTATTTCCATTTTCCAGGAGGACATATAAGTgtttttttgaataaattttttttatcttcacGATCAACAAATGCAAACTACTAATATCCAAAACATGATTTCTTTCATATTTCTTGAGCCTCAAATGGGAACAGAACATGACGTCTGAAGACTtgagatataattttttttatgaaaattttcctATATAACTCTCAGAACCATTATTTTTTGCCTTATATATTTGTTCTGGAACGAGTTACAAATTCATCGATCCCTGGTCATTGCTCCAAGATTTactgctgctgaccaactgagctaAGCCCATGCGGGCAAATTAACAAACAACAATTTCAAATGATCGATACGAGTTCGCGAGTTACAAATTCATAAAATATGACGAGTAGGTTTAAACGAGATATTAGTTCATTTTCCACCACGTTTGggctaaattgaaaataaacatTAAAAGAGGGACTAAAATGAAAGTTACCCTGCTAAAACATTTATCACCCTTGTGGTGATCCACGGTAAGACTGCAGCATTCTTCTCTGTTCTCGCATGTATCGTAGCGCGGCCTCCCGTTCCCGTATCGATTCAGTGCTGACGAAATCTTTGGTTGGTGAGAACAGATTCATCGACCATGTAAGGAGGATAACATCATTGTACAGTAATTCCACCACTGGACAGCCACGCCTCAGTTCATCTTCTTCAGGTTTCGTAAAACCACTTTCCGTTTTATGCATGTCCTCTTTTACTTTGAGTTGTCTTTGCGCTAAAAAATAATGGGTTTCTTTGATTTTGTATAGGGGAAAACAAAATTCTAATGAAACTACTAACATGATTCCTTGCAGCTGTTTTTGAGTGAATAAGTACCAATGTGATAGCCTCCCCCACAAATAAAAGATTAATTAACCAAATTAAGAATGGAATGGCCCGTGATCGATTTACCTAGGGATCTAAAAATTTAGGTCAAGTTCAATTGTTGCATCTTTGTTCAGTTTCTATTACACGTTGTGGACCTTATGCTTTCTTGAAAACTACTGACTTTCTGTGGGTTCTTCACCTCTAGGTGTTCTAAATGAAACCATTTACGATGTGCTTTCcttcttatttttatttggctggATACCCTTTCTGGGCTCATTACTGTACGGTTAGTGTTCTCTCTAAGTTAATTGATGATTTGCATTAGGTACATTGGAGGTCAAAGAACAGATGGGTGACAGTGGCAAGCCCACCACTTATGTTATATTCTGTGGGCCAAATTTTCCTGCTTCTCATAATTATACAAAAGAGTATCTGCAAGCCCATCCATTCATACAGGTGCTTAGTGTTGCTTAGTGTTACTCTATATGCATGCATTATCACTGAGATTACATTCTTTAAGAATACGTATCTTAAATTGGTGTGGGTATAGTACTTTGTGCATTAATAGGATATTTGGATGTTACTATATACTTTCATCAGGTTGATGTAATCCCCTTTGAAGATGTCCCTGATGTTATTGGAAACTATGATATGTGTGTTGTAAAAGATTTGAggctaacttcagatatcataTCCCGAGCAATACAAATGAAGCTTATCATGCAATTTGGAGTTGGCCTGGAAGGTCCAGTCATTCTTCTTCATTAGAATTCTGTCCTAcacatcaaaatatatttgcCGCTGTTCTTATACCTCAACACTTATCTTGATACTTCTTTTGTGAAGGGGTTGACATAAAGGCTGCTACAAACTGTGGAATAAAAGTTGCCAGGATCCCAAGCAATGCCACTGGAAATGCAACTTCATGTGCTGAAATGGCTATATACCTGATGTTGGGCCTCCTTCGTAAGCAAGTTGGTCTAATTCATATCTTCATTCTCAAAATGTACTTTTAGCTTCTATATTTTTTGCCGTTGGCAAGTCTGTGAAATGTATCATGAAGCTAAGCTGTGAAAGATTATATGACATgttttcattttattggccaacttATGTTATATATGTGATAGATAACATGCTAGAGAAATTTTACGAAATCAAATGTTACAAAAGAAAATGTTTGTTGGGCGAATGGTAATTTGGATTGTTTTGGTTCTCATGGTAGCCCTGACCTACTATTTTGTCGTTTTTCATTAACTTTCATTTTGTTTACTTAGAAATTGCTGTTTGTGCTCTTTAATAGGCTTCGTCAGAAGAAATACACAATTTCAATAATAATCTAGAAATTTATTTATGGCATTCTCCATTTATGTACTGAGttaattttgcatttttttccATTGATATAGTACGACATGCAAATAGCTGTGAGGCAGAAACAACTTGGAAATCCAGTTGGTGACACATTGCTCGGAAAAACGGTGAACTTCCTCCCTCTTTCACGTTTTCCTTTGGCACTTTTACAATAAATATGTCATTTGAATTGATACAAAGTTGAAAACTTGCTTTTTGCCCCTCTCTTGCATCCAGTCAGCGGTTATTTGTCAGCCTCAAAGTTTATTCTTTCATCGTCTGTCGATTCATGATGGAGTCATATTCTTAGTTTGTTTGTGCATTTGGTTTCTGATCTTCTATTTGAATCCAAATGAGAAACCTCTGAGATCGCTTGATAAAATGTTTCTTAAATCTCTATCCGATAGTGTTGCTCTGACAATAAATGTGAAGTTGGACTTTTAAATGCCTGAATATTTGCGGTCAGCATCACAGCATGTGTAGCCAAATGTAAATCTTTAACTTGGCAGCAAGGTATATAAAGTTTTGTAGTGTTAAGGGAATGAATTGTTACACATTTGAAATACCTGTCCGTTGGTAACTTATTTAGAATTTGGAAGATATTTATATCTGATGAAAAGTGATGCGGGAATGTAATTTTCATTTCTTACCTCATTTGAAGCAATGCAAGTGATCCATTCAATGTGTTATCTTTGCTCCTTATTCATGTAGGTTTTCCTCATGGGATTTGGAAATATAGGCATCCACTTAGCCAAGCGTTTACGACCCTTCGGTGTGAAAATACTTGCTACAAAAAGGACTTGGCCTTTACCTTCGTGGAACTCAGGCGAATCTGTTGGTATAAAACTTTACTATGTCAACTGTATAACTTGCTGATTTCAGAATAAACTTGGCATTTGTCATATAGTTAATCAACTATATGTATCCAGCATCATTCAATGGATATGGTATCAGTGATGATCTAGTAGACGAGAAGGGTGTCCATGGGGATATTCTGAAATTTGCTAGCCAGGCGGACATAGTAGTCTGTTGCTTGTCATTGAACAGTGAAACGGCAAGGAATTCCCAGATGCTTTACTCACTATTTtcctcatttaattaattatctgTTACTTGTTTAGGGCGAATAATTAGTACGCAAGTGCTCTTCTTTCAGGTTGGCATTGTGGACAAAGTTTTCATATCTTCCATGAAAAAGGTTTGAATTTCGACTACTACTTACTTCTTTATGGATGCTGGTTTTCCCAAAGTCTGCAAATTGGATTGGAATTACAAGTCAACAGGAGATAATCCGTTTCGGTTTCAGGGCGCTTTCCTCATAAACATAGCACGAGGCCGTCTCTTGGACTACGATGCTGTACTttatcatctcaaaactggtcaCTTAGGAGGCCTAGGGATTGATGTTGCATGGACCGAGCCATTTGATCCCAATGATGCTATTTTGAAGTTTCCGAATGTCATTATGACACCCCATGTTGCTGGAGTTACTGAATATTCCTACAGATCCATGGCTAAGGTACTTCATAATTTATGGTGTTTCCTATATCACCGTATTAGTTTTCAAACTGCGACACTATCATTTCGTTCGTTGCGGTTGAATCATGCAGGTCGTTGGAGATGTGGCCCTTCAACTCCATGGGGGAACATCTTTAACGGGGATAGAAATTGTCAATTGATCGGCTTAAGAAAATCTGATAACAACACAGTACTCTGGGCCATTTCTTGTTCAGAGGCaaactaatttttttagttCCTCAAGAATGCGGACTTGGATTATATGTACGCTGATGAacgtatattatatattttataaaacctAAATTCATGGGATTCTCATCTGGTATGGTAAATTCCAGGGTACTGTAACTGTTGAGGCAGCGGtattttcattatattttgtttgtttaaGATAGTTTTCATGTGTAATTTGTCTTTATCCATGCTTTTGTCACATGTAACCCATTTCGTCCGATCAgtgaataataaattttatagatTTCAATATCTTTATCCATGCATTTCATCTGATAACGGCACCACTGAGCCATAATCAGATATGAGAAGTATGATTCAGTAGTTGGATTGAATTCAACAAATAGAGATTAAATGTGACATAATTTTCTCAGTATACATCCGAGGTCTGGAAAAAAAACGTCTCACCTTGCACCGTGACTCCAAGCTATACTTGCATCTTTAACAAAACTATAACACGAGTATATACAGGGAAATCTTTGGATAAATTGATTACTACCTCAGAGCATACAAACAAATCATGGTAAACGTAAATTCTTGAAGAGAATTCTGAACAAAGCCTCACTAACGTACATATTCCAGGTATGATATAGGTATTTGTAAACCACAGTAGAGAACCTATCTTGACATTTATTtccatttcttttattttacttcttcttcttcccaGGGATGGCAACCCTTTTGCCCTTCAAGGTCCGGCAGTTATTTTTAGTCCTTTGTCCTCTGCAAGGCAATCCCTGAACGTGTCGAACCCCCCTATAGCATTGTATCTCTTTCAACCTTCTGATTGCAAGTGCGTTGAATCTCCTCTAAACACAATACAGAGAAATGTAACCATTCAATTGAGAAAGTGTACTTATATAGAGAAGCTTTAAAGTTAAAAAGCACTTTATTTTATGACAAAAAAAGAACCCGGATGTTCGAGGAGAAGCTCGTTCAAgagatgttttaaaatatcttttcaGCTAGAAAATGTGGCTTTTGGGCTCATGCCTGagcttttttttttctaaattttttttcactAGCATATTCTAACATATACAGTGCTtctacatttttaaaaaaaaacacttaAAAAAGCTTTTTATTTCGCGCCTTCAATATCTGAAGTGCAGACGTTAATTCTATCATAGGCTTGTGATGTAAGTGAAAAATGCTCAAGATCATGCTAGCCGGACATGAGGACATGACCAAGAAATTAGAAATACACCCAATGGATAGAGGGGAATAAGCAGAAGATTAAAATCCAGATACATTTTTGAAGTAGAGTCCAACTTTTCCCCTCAATTCCATTTGGATTGAGCAAGTGACTCCAGCATACCAAGAAAACTAAACTAAGCTAACCCAAGTATTTGGATGCAGACATTGCCGTGTAGAAAAATTCACAAATGCAACATTAAccaaaatcataacaatacatCACTCTGGGAGGAGACTGCATAGTTCTATACTTGGGTTTAGCTAAGGAAGCTTGGGAGTGGGTATGTGCAGCAGAAGGGAATTACCTTTAATTCTTCTCGGATAAATCATTTTGGCTCATCTCTGTTCTCACTTTTTGGCTTACATGTATTACACTAATAACTTTCATTTATAGATGAGCCTTGTAGTTTCTCACAGATGAGGCTCAATCCCTCCATGTGGACA includes:
- the LOC140810008 gene encoding uncharacterized protein isoform X1, which gives rise to MYRSAASRSRIDSVLTKSLVGENRFIDHVRRITSLYSNSTTGQPRLSSSSSGTLEVKEQMGDSGKPTTYVIFCGPNFPASHNYTKEYLQAHPFIQVDVIPFEDVPDVIGNYDMCVVKDLRLTSDIISRAIQMKLIMQFGVGLEGVDIKAATNCGIKVARIPSNATGNATSCAEMAIYLMLGLLRKQYDMQIAVRQKQLGNPVGDTLLGKTVFLMGFGNIGIHLAKRLRPFGVKILATKRTWPLPSWNSGESVASFNGYGISDDLVDEKGVHGDILKFASQADIVVCCLSLNSETVGIVDKVFISSMKKGAFLINIARGRLLDYDAVLYHLKTGHLGGLGIDVAWTEPFDPNDAILKFPNVIMTPHVAGVTEYSYRSMAKVVGDVALQLHGGTSLTGIEIVN
- the LOC140810008 gene encoding uncharacterized protein isoform X2; its protein translation is MGDSGKPTTYVIFCGPNFPASHNYTKEYLQAHPFIQVDVIPFEDVPDVIGNYDMCVVKDLRLTSDIISRAIQMKLIMQFGVGLEGVDIKAATNCGIKVARIPSNATGNATSCAEMAIYLMLGLLRKQYDMQIAVRQKQLGNPVGDTLLGKTVFLMGFGNIGIHLAKRLRPFGVKILATKRTWPLPSWNSGESVASFNGYGISDDLVDEKGVHGDILKFASQADIVVCCLSLNSETVGIVDKVFISSMKKGAFLINIARGRLLDYDAVLYHLKTGHLGGLGIDVAWTEPFDPNDAILKFPNVIMTPHVAGVTEYSYRSMAKVVGDVALQLHGGTSLTGIEIVN